Below is a window of Malania oleifera isolate guangnan ecotype guangnan chromosome 1, ASM2987363v1, whole genome shotgun sequence DNA.
AGTATACCAAGTGATATTCACTTCCTTTTGTATAGTTCTCTTTCTTTTACTCTCTTCTAAAGTGATGAAAGATGACTATTTCCAAATCTCACCATGGAGACGCCCATTCTATGCTATTCCATGTTGATAGCAATAATATCAACTTTCACAATGTTTTTTTTGCATTGGaatgtcattattattatttttttcataaattattaTATCTCTATATTGTTGGAAATTTCTACTTGTGAGACTTTTCCCACAATTGAAAGAGTGGAGAAGaggcttatatacatggatgggcTCAAGACCTAATGGTTTAAGCTTTTGGATCAACTTGGAGTTCGCTTGATCAAGCCTGCATGAGAACTCCCTCGTACTAACATATACAATAGCTATTCTATTCTGCAAACTAAGTGCAACATTAGTATTTCAATCCACAAGTACGATGCAATGCTTACAATGTATGACAGAACACAAGTTAACAAGTGTTTGTATTTCACGTCTATTAGGCCAACAAATTTGGTCGCCTCCCATTATGTATTTCTGATGAGAAGACAATATCTTCCTAATTTATGAGGGTGTACACAAAAATTAGAAAGCATCCAATTCAGAGATCTCCATGATTGGAAAGTTAGAATCATGCTTAGTAGTACAGGAAGGGGACAGTTACCATCTCCAACGGGTTCTTCGTCCCACGTGACGATGGATAATAGTGGAAGAGTGCTCCCCACAAACATAATTTCAGCCGAGTCTTTGGCTTCTTCCACCTTGAGATTGGCAATTCTCACATCTTTTAAATGCCCCTGTTCGACCAATACTTGTGCTAGCTCAAGCAGCCTTTTTGCAGTGCATCCACCGAGGACCTTGTCAAACAAAGGCAAGATAAGCTCTTTATTGCGGGTTATAAATCCTACATTCATGTTTGGACCTTCTGCAATATAACCTTCCTCATCAATCCATATTGAAGCAAATGCTCCCTTCTCTTCAGCTTCAATTAGTGACAGGACATTTGGCAGATAGTTTACACTTTTCATGGTGGCAAATAAAGGTGGCTTCATTGGAATGGTGGATGTTATCACTTTAACCCCATCTTTACGCTGGGAGAAGTCCTCATTGATGACAACAGCATAGAATGCAGGCATTGGGCATCCAGCAGGGCTGAGCAAGAAATTCCCAGGACCTGCACTCAGCCAGTATCTTAGAGTTCCTTTTTTGCAGAGTGACACTGCTGTTAGCTGCAAGAGAATGCTTCGGAGAGCTGATcgagagaagggagaagagatTTTCGCTTTTGATGCTGATCTGAGAAACCGGTCCAGATGGACATCCAGCTCATACAGGTACCTGTGAGAGAGAATGAAAATACTGGTGCCTAGCAGGTAAAAGAGAAACGACTGTACCAATAACAGGTAAAAGGGGATAAAACACTAAACAATCCAGCAATGTGAAGTCTAAGCTTTGATAACATTCAATTCAAACATGGCCTAACCAGGTTCCCTCGCAAAGTTTAAATGCTTGTAGTCAGTAGCCTTAAAAGCCACAAAAGAGAAGTATATTCTTTCCCCTTAAAAATCAGGCTGATTCAGAGAGCTTATAACTTCATAGACCAAAGAAGTGTAATTGAAAAAAGAacatacatgcatacacacacacacacatatacatatatacatatatacatatagatacacatgcacgcacgcacacacacacacatgtattcTTGAGTAGGAATTAGAACCTCAAAGCATCTGAATTTATGTATTATATTTAAAAAGGAAATATTTGTACCGTAAACAGACAAATTTTGCTCTAAGTGCACTTAACCGTACTTCCCCACTCAACTTTGAAATAACATTGCTTGATATGCAGTTCAATATAAGACAATATATGCATGAAGAAAATAACTATACCTACCCATTGAAAATTATAGCTGTATCAAACACGCCATGCCCTCTGTGAACCATATGATCATCTATTGGAATGACCATCATAGCTGGATCAAGAATAATACCACCAAAAATGCTGGAATACATTGCTGGGTATGGTTTCTCCTTCCCTGAATTCCACTTCTCATGCAGCTTGTTGAGCAACTGGTTGATGCAAAGAAAGGGGGATGGTggggttaattaaaaataagtaatTGGTTGATCCTTGTGCAGCTGAATATAAGTAATGTTTCACACACAAAACATTAGTTTGCTAAAGAAGCAGCTACAAGCTGGTTGCATGTAGATGATTATAAGTGAGACAACGAGAAAGATTATTAGATAGAAACAAAGAGAACAGATAATAATAATTTAGTCAGTTGATTCCACACATTGGAAACCTCCACAAAATTTATGTACAGCTTCCAAACCCAGGAATATAAGTACTGTTTCACATACAAAACATCAGTTCACCAATGAAGCAGCTAAAGGTCAGTTAGATGAAAATGATTATGCCAGACAATAAATAAAGATTATGTAGGACAACCAAGAAGATTATCAGAtagaaacaaagaaaaaagatGATATTAGTATAGTCAGCCTACGTGAAATACATATATCTGAAGGAAATTATCTGCAATCAAAGAAAATTCAACAAATTGGGAAACCTCCATAGGATCTATGCATTTCTAACTCAAAAATGATTCCTTTTCCATCTTTTAAGTTTCAACATTCAATACAGAAGGAATTTACCTTAGCCAACTATAGATTTCTAGCCTCATCAAAATGCATTTTGAAACAGAGCTACAAGACCAGAAAATTGCCCAAGAAATGTCATTCTAAGCCAAGAACATACCAACATGGTAGTCTTGGACCATCTACGaggtgtatgtgtgtgtgtgtgtatttattcCCACATTAAGGCCCTGTGTGGAACTTGGAAAACATGaagaaatggaaaggaaaatataaaggcaTATGCCTTTTCTTGTTTGGTAattaaggaaaatgagaaagaaaacaaaatatgaagcaaatcaatgaacaaattttaatatttgatttttcttaattttcgtttatatttgaataaattttcatttctCCCAGCCATTATGGGCCACTTGATTGGCCTTTGGACTTCCTCAGAAATAAAGGGGGGGTGTACCCTCTAAGAAATTAAGAAGGAACAAAGCCTCTTTCGGAAACTGTACTGAAAAAATCAAGGCTTTGAGGGACCAGATAAATGTGTTGCAACATTTAGATCCTTCACCTGAAAACATCAAGCTTACATAGCAAAAGGATTTAATTTGCTTTAAGAATTAAAGAGAGATGAAATATTCTGGCAACAAAAAACAAGAATCCAATGGATAAAGGAGGGGGTGAAAATAACAAGTTTTTCCACTTATCCACCATAACCAGAAGAAGATAAAACTCCATTGACAGTCTCAAAACCGAAGATGAGAACTGGATCAGAGTCAGATTACTGATAAGAGATCAATTCTACAAGCATTTGACAAACCTCTTAAGCTCGTACTCATGAAGGAAATGATCTTTATGGGGAAATGAACGAATCTGGAGTAGTTAATTACCAAAATATTGCAGATTCAAAAGTGTCTCTAGTCTACGGTCAAATGAATGAACCGCTAGGAGCTCGTACAAGAGTTGGTTTGACTGCCCTAACTATGGCAGAATATTTTCGAGATGTTAATGAACAAGACGTACTTCTATGTATTTTTTCATGTTCCTATGCAATGTTATGCACAAGCTCATTTCCAGAATCACTGCCAATAGACTGAGACCCTCCTTGACACTGGTCAGCCCCCATCAAGCTGCATTTATCCTAGGAAAGGTGATTGCTGATAATATCAATGCTACCCAATAAATTATGCAGTATGTCCATGCTGAAAGCTAAGAGGAAGGGAGGTCCCCTAATGGCCCTTAAACCGGACCTTTCAAAGGCTTATGATAGACTAGAGTGGAACTTTGTTCAAAAAGTTCTTAGTGCTTCAAATTCAGAGACAAATTCATCCATTGGATAGTTTAATTTGTCTCTACTCCCACCTTTTATGTCTTTGTAATTGGGATCCAACTGCTCATATTTCAAGTCTTATAGGAGCATCCAGCAGAGAGACCCTCTACCTCCAGTTCTCTTTATATTGTGCCAAGGGGTGCTTACTGGATTGTTTTGTTGCCAAGAGAAGAGGAAATAGGAGGCTTTCGTGGCATAAAGATTGCGAGAAATTGTTTGCCCATATCCCATCAAATGTTTGCAGATGATGTCATCTTCTGCACAGACATCCCTATTGAGGTAGAAAATGCTTTGGAGTCTCCATCCCAATATATGGTTCAAGAGCACCCCTTCTTGGCATGCTATTGTTAGAGCACCAAAACCAAGGACATTACCACAGCTCGAAGGCTCAAGAGGGCCAAGAGCCTAAAATAAGGTGGTAGAGCACCTCAACTCCCCAGACTGAGGAAAACATCTCGGTTCCAAGCCCAAGGAGGCCAAGCCCAAAAAAAAGGGTGAGATACCACCTTGGCTCCCAAGAATGAGGAGAATACCTTGGCTCCAAGGCCCATGGAGGTTTAGAGCAGCTCAGCTCCCCAGACCAAGGATACCACCTTGGCTCCAATACCCAAGGAGGTCCAGAGCCCAAAAAAACAGGTGGGAGAGCACCTTGGCTCCAGTGTctaaggaggctaagaaaaaaaataagggaGGGATAGTAGAGCACTTTGGCTTGCCAGGCCGAGGAGATCACATCGGCTCTGAGGCCCAAGAGACTAAaacaataaaaaaggaaaaaagggcgGCATAGATCTAGTTTACTCCTAAACTTGGAAGACGCTCATCCAAGAATAGGAGTGGGGGGCATCTGATGTGGGAAAAAATTGTCCTATGCTCTTCCAACCGTTATATTTCACTAGACAAAGAGACCTTTGGATTTCCTCAGATAAAAAAAGAGGGGTGTAACCTCTAGGAAATTGAGGAGTAAAATGAAAGGGTGTGTAACCCCCTTATAATTGAAAGGCAGCCCCCTAATAAAAGGGGCATTTAACAAATGAATCCAGCCTATAATAAGGAGGAAGCAAACAAAAGTAAGACAGCTTCACCATACTTATCACTATCACCCTTATTCTATATCTCAAGACAGCTTCGCCATACTTCTCACTGTCACCCTTGTTCTATATCTCCCTCTTTCTCTAATTTAAGCATTGGAGAGATCATAATTCACTTCAAGACCTCCCAAgcttcattcttcttctttttgatgGTTAACACATGATCCAACAAAACGAAAAGCGGCAACAATTTCCATCTTACTTTCTATCCCTTTGCTTTTCTTGcacaaaatcctaaatccaattGAAGCCTAATATCACTATCTAAAGAAAGAAAATGGAATAAGAGTTCAGAATCATCTAATAATCTTCCTGATTTTGACACAATGATTCTTTCTATATGCAAACTGCATGCATTGATAAAAGCTGTGAACAGAGGATTTCATCTCATAAGCTGCCAGCATCAGCCCAATCGACCATTGACCACTTTAGTTTTTCTCCTCAAGTATAGTGAACTAGTCCATTGGTCAAAACGGTGTTAATAGTGAGAGGTTTAACATCTGCAAGGAAAAAAAAGATGTGTAattggggttggggggggggggggggggggcaacatCTGGTACAAAGTCATTTGTAATTTTGAATATGATGGTGGGTTTACTATGGGCTGAGATTTGGAATCAGCatggctatattttttaaatcctAACTGTCTTGGAGATCTAAATTATTTGCCACTGCCTAAAATGGAATGATTCGAGGGAATTAGTATTTCTGAAGATGGTACatgattacgcgccaaaactgcgtaattgggcatctcaACTCGGTCTTTAcggcttctatttttaattaaatgtccaattatgtctaatattttaacaaagtgctgaatttatcattcttgagttttattgcacaatttatgaatttttggcatttttttttattgcagaaaaattCCCACGAACCAAAACCCGCACCTGTTCGTAATTTacgtataacttttccgtccgagctccgattgagacgattcaaatttctagaaaaagaggaaagaattatctacaacttctgtgttttgagttTCGCGAGAaatgttagagatggagccaaaaGACAGCTAGAAGACAACGCGTTGCAAGCTTggagctgagtcagaaaacgcGTGGTGCTTTTATTCTCCATTTATCTCTTTGTTGTAACTTCCaatttgattgatttgtattgattatgatgtaaattccaagcctataaaaggagggttgtggaagatgtaTATTATACAGCACGGAAAGAGTGCAGAAGCGTGAGAAGCTCaaagagagctgagaggaagaagggaggaagagagagagagggagagagagaattgtaatattttctggCAAGAtagtgaattttggtgtgtgccgtggacgtaggtcattattgaccgaaccacgttaaaatcttggtgtcactttgatctggatgctcacaggttcctaacaagtggtattagagcccggttggagcagaaaagcaagatcggaagtgatcccgaaattcaGAGCTCTGTCCAGTCGAACAAAActgtgttttgaggccaccatcgcattcagcTCGCCGAGACGAAGAGAAGGGTGCAATCTGGAGCTCGAATGGAGTTCTGTAGAATCCACACGTGCCACCACGCGCCTTGCCGGAGCAAGACGCCTCTCCACGCACCGGCGAACAGTCCCTCATGTGCTGCATGCGTCTTCTTTGCCCGATCTGCCTCAACCCGACCCAGTCCACTACCCGACCTGAACCGGCAAGACACTCAGACCCGGGTAACCCGAGATCCGGTTCCTGACCCTGGTCTGACATCCGAATCAACGCCACGTCACGCACCATGCCAGCAgaggtgccacgtcagcaggaCAGCCACGTCATCAGTGGGCCCCACCTCTGCCACGTCATCAGTGGGCACGCCTATGCCATGTAGCTGCCACATCAGCAGGTGCACACGTCAACAGATGCCACGTCAGCAAGcttgaccaggtttgaccaaactttgactgagcATTTTTGGAGtggttttgggtccgtttttcaagcgacttgaaccatttctagggttttcgatcgttcCGGATCCAATCgcactatccatttgagctaattccatctctaaatTAGCGAATCaagatgttgaatgaaaagagctcaaaaattaaaatgttcaacgggaacagtttcggtttctagaagatgcagatagaaaattatttgtttgagaaggaattacacttaccgttgaagggtaagccaacatccataaacgaggacaagtgggagttgcttgatcgaaaagcccttgAAGCCATCaaaatgacgttgtcgaaatttgtggcattcaatatcaagcatataacatccacaaagtctctgatggatgcgctctctaatatgtacgagcagccttcagctgcaaacaaggtacatctcatgaaaagactatttacgatgaacatgtctgTAAGTGAGAGTTTCAGCAAGCATCTGAATAACTttaatgagttgtctgatcaactcgccttagtcgggataacgtttgataatgagattcgggttctactgattctcagtcaattgcttgaaaattggaatggtgtcatcactgccatcagtagctccgcaggaaaatcgaaacttgtatacgatgaggtcgccagcatgattttgacggaggaaataagaatgtagccgaaccatagctccaattcgagttcagccttgaacatggagagtcaaggcagaggaaacaggcatggacgatcaaacaaccgcagCAGATCTAGGTCCAGACGGTCAAAATCcggaaatcccagaggtactcaggacacaagtTCTTAGAGcactaaagttattgagtgctggaactgtggaaagacaggtcattacaggaaccagtgcaggagtcagaagaaagaattcgagatgagggcaaagacagaagcaaatattgcttccgagaatgatgagatgttgatctgctctttggagagcaagtaggagtcttgggtcttagactccggagcctcatttcatgccacatgctgcagagattgcctagaggagtacacaccaggtaattttggcaaagtgtaccttggcaacaatcaaccttgcgacataaccGGCAAGAGAGTTGTGAAAATCAATATAAACCGgttagtatggaagctgaaggatgttaggtatattccagacctgagaaagaatttgatctcagttggtcagctggcagatgaggaaTACACgatgaaattcattggcgatgaatggaaagtttcaatgGGTGTACTAAagattgcgcgaggtaagaaaagcggaacactttttctaacctccaatgcctccatgtctattttagttgctacaggaaataacgatagcaacatctggcaccaacgacttggtcacatgagcgagaaggaactcagggtgatacactcaaaggaaaaattgagtgatctacagtcagtgcagattgacatatgagaggattgtatagtcaggaaacagaagagggttagattccagataaacacccgtgCCCAAAAGAAAAAGGGACTAGAACTGGTACACTCAAAATGTGTTGGAACACATCAGTaaaataccgagaatcctcaggtggaggaaccagtggagtaGATCGTCacaccaccgtctcctactccagctccagagcttaggagatctactcggtcccatatacc
It encodes the following:
- the LOC131144563 gene encoding D-amino-acid transaminase, chloroplastic-like isoform X2, with product MYSSIFGGIILDPAMMVIPIDDHMVHRGHGVFDTAIIFNGYLYELDVHLDRFLRSASKAKISSPFSRSALRSILLQLTAVSLCKKGTLRYWLSAGPGNFLLSPAGCPMPAFYAVVINEDFSQRKDGVKVITSTIPMKPPLFATMKSVNYLPNVLSLIEAEEKGAFASIWIDEEGYIAEGPNMNVGFITRNKELILPLFDKVLGGCTAKRLLELAQVLVEQGHLKDVRIANLKVEEAKDSAEIMFVGSTLPLLSIVTWDEEPVGDGRVGELTMALSDLLWDDMVAGPETNRIRIPYVTDTSS
- the LOC131144563 gene encoding D-amino-acid transaminase, chloroplastic-like isoform X1; protein product: MDACDSFSDQKQDAKTAPGIENAGDLRVPVLSSSELLNKLHEKWNSGKEKPYPAMYSSIFGGIILDPAMMVIPIDDHMVHRGHGVFDTAIIFNGYLYELDVHLDRFLRSASKAKISSPFSRSALRSILLQLTAVSLCKKGTLRYWLSAGPGNFLLSPAGCPMPAFYAVVINEDFSQRKDGVKVITSTIPMKPPLFATMKSVNYLPNVLSLIEAEEKGAFASIWIDEEGYIAEGPNMNVGFITRNKELILPLFDKVLGGCTAKRLLELAQVLVEQGHLKDVRIANLKVEEAKDSAEIMFVGSTLPLLSIVTWDEEPVGDGRVGELTMALSDLLWDDMVAGPETNRIRIPYVTDTSS